From one Amphiura filiformis chromosome 13, Afil_fr2py, whole genome shotgun sequence genomic stretch:
- the LOC140168101 gene encoding uncharacterized protein — protein sequence MSLLTMSPFLLGIFTCIVPSLEAFKILATAPVNPIEEGGILSLHCQVWDLPKDNEVRLLRTLPSGDTLSISVNELVMVTEDDRYFLAKRQLDGGSFVYFMSVMDITQDDGGVYTCKVYNTTKGNMVQIGASSVDFRIEFFPSEPNPICSSSLQGNLEFDAGTEITLKCTSEAAYPAVSLEWSTGPDQVYNAEQEVQDTSVYSELTITLRKRHSNKMFLCTMTSKAFPGRKATCHIGPIQIISNPDDIYTDVPDYVNPKLDINNIISIDTPRRGETDITVVQKPKDCKAFCSSSSTIVFQWIVSTVVAAGLAFIFFIMGVVLLIKYHKTNVNSRPQYDSRSQYACARTERIYSELEGKQQESQNTASYMYLHHSKPLNQDIIVRDTTTGGHYDGNQNVGKN from the coding sequence ATGTCTTTACTAACAATGTCTCCGTTCCTACTAGGTATCTTCACATGTATTGTACCATCATTAGAAGCTTTTAAAATACTTGCCACTGCACCTGTGAATCCAATTGAAGAAGGAGGCATTCTATCCCTTCATTGCCAAGTGTGGGATCTTCCAAAAGACAACGAGGTAAGACTATTACGGACACTACCATCTGGGGACACGTTGTCGATATCCGTAAACGAACTTGTGATGGTCACCGAAGACGACAGGTACTTTCTAGCTAAAAGACAGCTAGACGGTGGATCGTTTGTGTATTTTATGTCTGTTATGGATATAACGCAAGATGACGGTGGTGTATACACGTGTAAAGTATATAATACAACTAAGGGAAACATGGTCCAGATCGGTGCAAGCTCTGTTGATTTTAGAATCGAATTTTTTCCATCTGAACCCAATCCGATATGCTCGTCATCACTGCAAGGGAATTTAGAATTCGATGCCGGTACGGAGATAACTTTGAAGTGTACTTCGGAAGCAGCTTATCCAGCAGTGTCACTTGAGTGGTCTACAGGACCGGATCAAGTCTATAACGCAGAACAAGAGGTTCAAGATACATCTGTGTATTCAGAATTGACCATCACATTAAGAAAACGTCATTCAAACAAAATGTTCTTATGTACAATGACAAGTAAAGCATTCCCTGGTAGGAAGGCAACATGCCATATTGGACCAATACAAATTATTTCAAACCCAGATGATATTTACACAGATGTACCTGATTATGTGAACCCTAAATTggatataaataatattatatcaatAGACACACCAAGGAGAGGAGAAACTGATATAACGGTTGTGCAAAAACCAAAAGATTGTAAAGCATTTTGCTCATCTTCATCTACAATCGTATTCCAATGGATAGTGTCAACCGTGGTGGCAGCAGGTTTAGCATTTATTTTCTTTATCATGGGTGTAGTACTTCTTATCAAATATCATAAGACAAATGTTAACTCTAGACCACAATATGACTCTAGATCACAATATGCATGTGCGAGAACTGAGAGAATATACTCCGAATTGGAGGGTAAACAACAGGAGTCACAGAATACAGCGAGTTACATGTATCTGCACCATTCGAAGCCTTTGAATCAAGACATAATAGTCAGAGACACGACGACAGGCGGGCATTATGATGGAAACCAAAATGTAGGCAAGAATTAA